A region from the Bacteroidota bacterium genome encodes:
- the rsmH gene encoding 16S rRNA (cytosine(1402)-N(4))-methyltransferase RsmH, with the protein MTETNDYHQPVLLNESIQGLNINPAGSYVDVTYGGGGHSSEILNQITSGKLIAFDKDKDAQQNTLNDKRFTLVQHDFSYMKNFLKYLNTIPVEGILADLGVSSYQFDTAQRGFSYRFEADLDMRMDQDSKQSAYNLLNESSEADLHKFFGMFGEVKNAKTLAKTIVESRKIKPIQTTSQLYTILEKCTHKNDHLPRYAGMVFQALRIKVNNELESLTRFLKQSEEVLTKGGRLVVITYHSLEDRLVKNFIKTGNVEGKVEKDMYGNFSTTLKAINRKPILPSKEEIEKNIRSRSAKLRIAEKI; encoded by the coding sequence ATGACGGAGACTAACGACTATCATCAACCTGTGCTATTGAATGAAAGCATCCAAGGATTAAACATTAATCCTGCAGGGAGTTATGTCGATGTTACTTACGGAGGTGGAGGACATTCCAGTGAAATTTTAAATCAGATCACGTCAGGAAAACTTATTGCTTTCGATAAGGACAAGGATGCTCAGCAAAATACTTTAAACGACAAACGCTTTACACTGGTGCAACATGATTTTTCTTACATGAAAAATTTCTTGAAGTATCTAAATACCATTCCAGTAGAAGGCATCCTTGCCGATTTAGGAGTTTCATCCTATCAGTTTGATACCGCTCAAAGAGGATTTTCTTACAGGTTTGAAGCAGATCTTGATATGCGAATGGATCAGGACAGTAAACAATCCGCTTACAATTTGTTAAACGAATCCAGTGAAGCTGATCTACATAAGTTCTTTGGCATGTTTGGCGAAGTTAAAAATGCTAAAACACTGGCAAAAACAATAGTTGAATCAAGAAAAATCAAACCCATCCAAACCACATCTCAACTTTATACAATCCTGGAAAAGTGTACACATAAGAATGATCATTTACCACGATACGCAGGAATGGTATTTCAGGCATTGCGTATAAAGGTGAATAATGAATTAGAATCGTTGACACGCTTCTTAAAGCAATCCGAAGAGGTGCTCACAAAAGGCGGACGATTAGTGGTCATTACGTATCACTCCTTGGAAGATCGTTTGGTGAAAAATTTCATTAAAACCGGAAATGTGGAAGGAAAAGTGGAAAAGGATATGTATGGAAATTTTTCAACAACTCTTAAAGCAATAAACAGAAAGCCCATTTTACCTTCAAAAGAAGAAATAGAAAAAAACATCAGATCAAGAAGTGCAAAACTCAGAATAGCTGAGAAAATTTAG
- the mraZ gene encoding division/cell wall cluster transcriptional repressor MraZ: protein MKGFIGEYECKLDAKGRFKIPANLLRQIPEEANNTFVINRGFEKHLALYPANEWEIITEEINKLNNYDKKVRDFRRFFYRGASEISLDSSSRLLLPKTLLDWPKIDKEIVLFCHSFIIEIWSKSSYDGLLSNEPEDFSPIAQSVMGNKKEHDGD, encoded by the coding sequence ATGAAAGGCTTCATTGGAGAATATGAATGTAAGTTAGATGCGAAAGGAAGATTCAAAATTCCTGCTAATCTTCTTCGGCAAATACCCGAAGAGGCAAATAATACATTTGTTATAAATAGGGGCTTTGAAAAGCATTTAGCACTATATCCTGCCAATGAATGGGAAATAATAACGGAAGAAATTAATAAACTGAATAACTACGATAAAAAGGTTCGCGATTTCAGACGCTTTTTCTATCGTGGAGCAAGTGAAATAAGCCTTGACAGTTCCTCCAGATTATTACTTCCAAAAACACTTTTGGATTGGCCAAAAATTGACAAAGAAATAGTTTTATTTTGTCATTCATTCATTATTGAAATATGGTCAAAATCCTCTTATGATGGACTTCTAAGCAATGAGCCAGAGGATTTCTCTCCAATTGCACAAAGCGTAATGGGCAACAAAAAAGAACATGACGGAGACTAA